A stretch of the Candidatus Dependentiae bacterium genome encodes the following:
- a CDS encoding ankyrin repeat domain-containing protein, with product MKLYSLLILSLIMINFLAQSMQHLNQNSNSVRTEVIQSSVAPSLQSLISPSVQLIRETNVLNVPSSKMVATALEQADLDCIKKFPSDFTLIKDLKALNDIYQATFDFAFNNDCEEYLPNLPTRRIYNTLVLYKAIKNNDTRLVNLLLNTINETKEIDLKFKDNSGQTMLNRALSNGNEEIAASLLKLAILTKNEEMVRVWFEENREQLKKDLTESFPHCKIEKHHLEKMVLWVIEHGAIDALDTNAKSLLDYAIEECNDALLYFLIKNGFQNQMHIFNRVFQSKEKISFLQNAVEECNTSFRKYADLDCIKKLSAQLISKDRDNADTTSGSESNCDILVLHKALKNDHTLLARLLINEMGSIEPLEGDYSNQQRFRSILSDNENILKILLEIAVLDKNEEMIRLWFENRAEEFENNKFDRHGLKKVEKHHLEKVIWWMIQYGDINIRDCNGKSVLDYAAQENNAKLSRQGNRIVNEMLLKFLEKQGFQMYGHTSRESIPSSAKAIEKIEEHNYVLLDFLIKALLELTSWSSQNSFLPIKTILSIESLKKAPESIYLGQLLNGNTGDLQAANNTLLNRALEQNNPYLISFLIKRGSLFKTYTQTEIAKFLSKAIDLLCPWLVREIAALKCLAERSGAYLNPIKKVIEKSKLPLNQKDKETLKDITLSLRDYWDANFVYLEEAPSYVTQQILSELASCDMSDISNSSGCFVFNSIQSHLERLKKNAEYTLDSSVKPGLKEPSQQIIERYFEDHELAVIRSSTIKKIHYLANLPENSSTINEIMDLIKQKQVDIDVLAYGKKSPLYIALFNKNKEIAFRLIKHGADVTIQTDEGISPLDLIYMHNYADIAKWLSENKDIRPSIDRTVPEVGKLFYWAAEHGYTQLIEIMLNRTTISHYDTILPADLVYGINYHGLTQQAINDRSYQRDDDNGGSTTYNKDAKQVILKKRHTTALHLAACNYHEPIVTLLLSNDIPYVDPVNERGMTPLHCLMQKRILDEEEKQKALTVARLLIDKGANIDAQDDRKITPLHYAVKSSCLLRAAFMLDAGANSNVQDEYGDTPLHSLMKRGIVSALSKKQLEEVLSVARLLIHKGANINAQNDEKKTPLHYAVESGCLLKIALMLENNADVTIQDQYGHTPLYYVVNKEIDSKEKTEKNLSIARLLISKGGSIDVQDKQGSTLLHWATQNNYRALAQLLIEKGTSANIQDFTHCTPLHYFIKNVPLILRSKAIDVREVFSIATLLISKEANINAQDVEKKTCLHYAVESGCVLSVNFMIKAGADVNIQDKNGCTPLHLALSLKNSEMVDMLLKVHPNLSLKDERGFTALDVACQLSKDITNGLVAITNKITHKLEKDKSWALRVEDEEKQLKLLLKEASQLPNKNIINRLLLEENNEPTSVQMVYELFESFKVSIKQTLDLLKYLSNVRLDEEKKRLHTAAEHNSASEIEYLIEDGADINSQDERGCTPLHVAISCKSVRVFQMLLKASQNLNFTIKDQSGCTPLELAYQLVKDKLPVLLRAKSKFADMLKENGRVTIQDMNNLKSSLGNCYLSNFIMKSLLLDKNFPKEKIERAFFDLVNQLYKEAETSVKEARALLDSVTVDKIAD from the coding sequence ATGAAATTATATAGTTTGCTTATACTTTCTTTGATCATGATTAACTTCTTGGCTCAAAGTATGCAGCATCTAAATCAAAACTCCAATTCTGTAAGAACTGAAGTCATACAAAGCTCAGTTGCTCCATCGTTACAAAGCTTAATCTCTCCATCAGTGCAACTAATTAGAGAAACGAATGTATTAAATGTGCCTTCAAGTAAAATGGTAGCTACTGCTTTAGAACAAGCGGATTTAGATTGTATTAAAAAGTTTCCTAGTGATTTCACTCTAATTAAAGATTTAAAAGCATTAAATGATATCTACCAAGCAACTTTTGACTTTGCTTTTAATAATGACTGCGAAGAATATCTTCCTAATTTACCTACAAGAAGAATTTATAATACTTTAGTTTTATATAAAGCTATTAAAAATAATGATACTAGATTGGTAAATTTGTTGCTTAATACGATAAACGAGACTAAAGAAATTGATCTTAAGTTTAAAGATAATTCTGGTCAAACTATGTTAAATAGAGCTCTCTCAAATGGTAACGAAGAAATTGCTGCGTCATTGTTGAAATTAGCTATCTTAACTAAAAACGAAGAAATGGTCCGAGTATGGTTTGAAGAAAATAGAGAGCAGTTAAAAAAAGATTTAACTGAAAGTTTTCCTCATTGTAAGATTGAAAAACATCATTTAGAAAAGATGGTTCTTTGGGTTATAGAACATGGAGCTATTGATGCTCTTGATACTAATGCAAAGTCACTTTTAGATTATGCTATTGAAGAATGTAACGATGCATTACTCTACTTTTTAATCAAAAATGGCTTTCAAAATCAAATGCATATTTTCAATAGAGTTTTTCAGTCTAAAGAAAAGATATCATTTTTACAAAATGCGGTTGAAGAGTGTAATACTTCATTTAGAAAATACGCGGATCTAGATTGTATTAAAAAATTATCTGCTCAATTAATTTCTAAAGATAGGGATAATGCAGATACTACGTCTGGTAGTGAAAGTAATTGTGATATTTTAGTTTTGCATAAGGCTCTTAAGAATGATCATACACTGTTGGCTAGGTTATTAATTAATGAAATGGGCTCAATTGAACCACTCGAGGGAGATTATTCCAATCAACAGCGGTTTAGATCTATTTTAAGTGATAATGAAAATATACTTAAGATACTATTAGAAATAGCTGTTTTAGATAAAAATGAAGAAATGATCCGATTATGGTTTGAAAACAGAGCTGAAGAATTTGAAAACAATAAATTTGACCGTCATGGTTTGAAAAAAGTTGAAAAGCACCACTTAGAAAAAGTTATTTGGTGGATGATTCAGTATGGGGATATTAATATTCGTGATTGCAATGGAAAGTCAGTCTTAGATTATGCTGCGCAAGAAAATAATGCTAAATTATCAAGGCAAGGTAATCGTATAGTTAATGAGATGTTGCTAAAATTTCTCGAGAAACAAGGCTTTCAAATGTATGGGCATACATCTCGTGAAAGTATACCATCTTCAGCTAAAGCTATTGAAAAAATAGAAGAGCATAATTATGTATTATTGGATTTTTTAATTAAAGCTCTTCTTGAGCTTACTTCTTGGAGTTCTCAGAATTCTTTCTTACCTATAAAAACTATACTATCAATAGAATCTTTAAAAAAAGCTCCTGAATCTATATATTTAGGCCAATTATTAAATGGTAATACGGGTGATTTGCAGGCTGCTAACAATACATTATTGAATAGAGCTCTTGAGCAAAATAACCCTTATTTGATAAGTTTTTTAATTAAACGTGGTTCTTTGTTTAAAACTTATACTCAAACAGAAATTGCAAAATTTTTAAGTAAAGCTATTGATTTACTTTGTCCTTGGCTGGTACGTGAAATAGCTGCATTAAAATGTTTAGCAGAGCGTTCTGGAGCATACTTAAATCCTATAAAAAAAGTTATTGAAAAAAGTAAACTTCCTTTAAACCAAAAAGATAAAGAGACATTAAAAGATATTACGTTGTCTTTGCGTGACTATTGGGATGCAAATTTTGTCTACCTTGAAGAAGCACCTTCATATGTTACACAACAAATTCTTTCTGAACTTGCTTCTTGTGATATGAGTGATATTAGTAATAGCTCTGGTTGCTTTGTTTTTAACTCAATTCAATCCCATTTAGAACGCCTCAAAAAAAATGCAGAATATACACTTGACTCATCAGTTAAACCTGGACTTAAAGAACCTAGTCAACAAATCATAGAGCGATACTTTGAAGATCATGAGCTGGCAGTTATACGTAGTTCTACCATAAAGAAAATACATTATCTTGCTAATTTACCAGAAAACAGCAGTACAATTAATGAGATTATGGATCTTATCAAACAAAAACAGGTTGATATTGATGTTTTAGCTTATGGTAAGAAATCTCCATTGTATATTGCTCTTTTCAATAAAAATAAAGAAATAGCTTTTAGGCTCATTAAGCATGGTGCTGATGTTACTATTCAAACGGATGAAGGCATTTCACCTTTAGATTTAATTTATATGCACAACTACGCTGATATAGCTAAGTGGTTAAGTGAAAACAAAGACATACGTCCATCTATTGATAGAACCGTTCCTGAAGTTGGAAAGCTGTTTTATTGGGCTGCTGAGCATGGGTATACTCAATTAATCGAAATTATGCTTAATCGAACTACTATTAGCCATTATGACACTATACTTCCTGCTGATTTAGTTTATGGCATTAATTATCATGGGTTAACACAGCAAGCAATAAATGACCGAAGTTATCAAAGAGATGATGATAATGGTGGATCAACAACTTATAACAAAGATGCAAAGCAAGTCATACTTAAAAAAAGGCATACAACAGCTTTACACTTAGCTGCTTGTAATTATCATGAGCCTATAGTTACATTATTGCTCTCTAATGATATTCCATACGTTGATCCTGTAAATGAACGGGGAATGACTCCGTTACATTGCCTTATGCAAAAAAGAATACTTGATGAAGAGGAAAAGCAAAAAGCTTTAACTGTTGCGCGTTTGTTGATTGATAAGGGTGCAAACATAGATGCTCAAGATGACAGAAAAATAACACCCTTGCATTATGCTGTTAAATCTAGTTGTTTATTAAGAGCAGCATTTATGCTTGATGCTGGTGCTAATAGTAATGTTCAAGATGAGTACGGTGATACTCCATTGCATTCCCTTATGAAGAGGGGGATTGTTAGTGCACTTAGCAAAAAACAGTTAGAAGAAGTTCTGTCTGTTGCTCGCTTATTAATCCATAAGGGAGCCAACATTAATGCTCAAAATGATGAAAAGAAAACACCTTTGCATTATGCAGTTGAATCAGGTTGTTTATTAAAGATCGCATTAATGCTTGAAAATAATGCTGATGTTACTATTCAGGATCAGTATGGCCATACTCCCTTATATTATGTTGTTAATAAAGAAATTGACAGTAAAGAAAAAACAGAAAAAAATCTATCTATTGCTCGCTTACTAATTAGTAAAGGGGGTAGCATTGACGTTCAAGATAAGCAAGGTAGTACGCTATTACATTGGGCCACACAAAATAATTATAGAGCTTTAGCTCAGTTGTTAATTGAAAAAGGAACTAGTGCTAATATTCAAGACTTTACGCATTGTACTCCCTTGCATTATTTCATTAAAAACGTTCCTCTTATATTAAGAAGCAAGGCAATTGACGTTAGAGAGGTTTTTTCTATTGCCACTCTATTGATTAGTAAAGAAGCTAATATTAACGCTCAAGATGTTGAGAAAAAGACATGTCTGCATTATGCAGTTGAATCTGGTTGTGTGTTAAGTGTTAACTTTATGATCAAAGCAGGTGCTGATGTTAATATTCAAGATAAGAATGGTTGTACTCCATTACATTTAGCACTTAGTCTTAAAAATAGTGAAATGGTTGATATGTTACTAAAAGTACATCCTAATCTTTCTTTAAAAGATGAGAGAGGATTTACTGCATTAGACGTAGCTTGTCAGTTGTCTAAAGATATCACTAATGGTTTAGTAGCGATAACTAATAAAATCACTCATAAATTAGAAAAAGACAAGAGTTGGGCTCTCAGGGTAGAAGACGAAGAGAAACAGCTTAAATTATTATTAAAAGAGGCCTCTCAATTACCTAATAAGAATATAATCAATAGGTTACTACTAGAGGAAAATAATGAACCTACTTCAGTGCAAATGGTCTATGAATTATTTGAAAGTTTCAAAGTTAGTATTAAACAAACTTTGGATTTACTCAAGTACCTTTCTAATGTTCGGCTAGATGAAGAAAAAAAACGGTTACATACTGCAGCAGAACATAACTCTGCATCAGAAATTGAATATCTTATTGAAGATGGTGCTGATATTAATTCTCAAGATGAAAGAGGCTGTACTCCATTACATGTGGCAATTAGCTGTAAAAGTGTTAGAGTCTTTCAGATGTTATTAAAAGCAAGTCAAAACCTTAATTTTACTATAAAAGACCAATCTGGATGTACTCCATTAGAGTTAGCTTATCAGTTAGTTAAAGATAAACTCCCTGTACTCTTACGAGCAAAGAGTAAGTTTGCTGATATGCTAAAAGAGAATGGTAGAGTTACTATACAAGATATGAATAATCTTAAGTCATCTTTAGGTAATTGTTATCTATCTAATTTTATCATGAAAAGTTTATTACTTGATAAAAACTTTCCTAAAGAAAAGATTGAACGTGCTTTTTTTGATTTAGTTAACCAATTATATAAAGAGGCGGAGACTAGCGTTAAAGAAGCTCGTGCTCTATTAGATAGTGTAACGGTTGATAAAATAGCAGATTAA
- a CDS encoding ankyrin repeat domain-containing protein, whose translation MIGYFRLVSLCILATSLSYSMHTPLTAADNQLINAVKKGNYVLVQKLLHEGVSSNTHTSQYISLLHYAAFNGNATLVQLLLDHNADVRAQDYKNRVPLHWAVSASKNQVKVIELLLEKHAEVDALDENDSTPLHYAAYLGSMSAAKALLNDGADSNAEDYDIKTPLYIAAERGKADVVVLLLQNGADSTITTNQGRTALDGAILSGETESVRVLLEQSIDGEDTLNKYGKLLHGAVKSGHAPLVKFLLDKGAQVNARDDENSTPLHWASYNGYAEATKVLLQNSADVNALDNLGTTPLHYAAQEGDQAMAQLLIESGAHVDLQDSSGAAPLHKAVQNGFRGLAELLLEKGANVNAAGNITTTPIRIALKNGDRVIVEILLDYNVQIPTALRSNALVSQAQNNRFNLSHARDFKTIAQLLGQGAYAYPAIKLLVGTKRQVLFKAIETNDIKTVSSLLKEGFTLNTCDKEGNTLLHKALQKNRPTIVRLLLFLGAYKHIDKPNNQGLSPLLLMLCRDNHTLTLLTRVCKTSPQKRKTVIQ comes from the coding sequence ATGATAGGTTACTTTAGATTAGTATCTCTTTGTATACTTGCGACTTCTTTAAGTTATAGCATGCATACTCCACTCACTGCTGCCGATAATCAGCTAATAAATGCTGTAAAAAAAGGGAATTATGTTCTAGTTCAAAAATTACTCCATGAGGGTGTTAGTAGCAATACGCATACAAGTCAGTATATAAGTTTATTGCATTATGCAGCATTCAATGGTAACGCTACTCTAGTTCAACTTCTCCTTGATCACAATGCAGATGTGCGTGCTCAAGACTATAAAAACAGGGTCCCTTTACATTGGGCTGTATCTGCATCTAAGAATCAAGTCAAGGTAATCGAATTATTACTTGAAAAACATGCAGAAGTTGATGCTCTTGATGAAAACGATTCAACTCCGCTACATTATGCTGCATATTTAGGTTCTATGTCTGCTGCTAAGGCTTTATTAAATGATGGTGCAGATAGTAATGCTGAAGACTATGATATTAAGACCCCATTATACATTGCTGCTGAAAGGGGCAAGGCGGATGTAGTGGTGTTGTTACTTCAAAATGGTGCTGATAGTACTATTACAACTAATCAGGGTCGAACGGCTTTAGATGGCGCTATACTTAGTGGTGAAACTGAAAGTGTTAGGGTTTTACTTGAACAAAGTATAGATGGTGAGGATACCCTTAATAAGTATGGCAAACTGTTGCATGGAGCTGTAAAATCTGGCCATGCTCCTTTAGTGAAGTTTTTGCTTGATAAAGGAGCACAAGTTAATGCTCGTGATGATGAAAATTCAACACCGCTACATTGGGCTTCATATAACGGCTATGCTGAAGCAACCAAAGTGCTTCTTCAAAACAGTGCTGATGTTAATGCTCTTGATAATTTAGGTACGACTCCGTTACACTATGCTGCACAAGAAGGAGATCAAGCGATGGCGCAGCTACTCATTGAGAGTGGTGCTCATGTTGATCTTCAAGATAGTTCAGGTGCAGCGCCATTACATAAAGCTGTACAGAATGGTTTTAGAGGTTTAGCTGAATTACTGCTGGAAAAAGGTGCTAATGTTAATGCTGCAGGTAATATAACTACAACACCAATACGCATTGCGCTTAAAAATGGAGATAGAGTAATAGTAGAAATATTGTTAGATTATAATGTACAAATACCTACTGCTTTACGCTCTAATGCATTAGTAAGTCAAGCGCAAAATAATAGATTTAATCTTTCTCATGCAAGAGATTTTAAAACGATAGCACAACTATTGGGCCAGGGTGCTTATGCATATCCTGCAATTAAATTACTTGTGGGCACCAAACGGCAAGTACTTTTTAAGGCTATTGAAACTAATGACATTAAAACTGTCTCAAGCTTATTAAAAGAAGGTTTTACTTTAAATACCTGCGATAAAGAGGGTAATACTCTTCTTCATAAGGCTCTACAAAAAAATAGGCCTACTATTGTAAGGCTCTTGCTTTTTTTAGGAGCTTATAAACATATAGACAAACCTAATAACCAAGGCTTAAGTCCCTTGCTATTGATGCTTTGCCGCGATAACCATACTCTAACGTTATTAACTCGGGTTTGTAAAACTAGTCCTCAAAAGCGTAAAACAGTTATACAATGA
- a CDS encoding ankyrin repeat domain-containing protein, with the protein MKLYKTVLCMLIASLIVALHAQVDFSDKPGLPDTKSDQYVIIQEHDNKDIKLGQRTKNINRLHAAAFNGDYALCTVLLEDGVDCNAQDRKKRTPLHLASSKARLEVMDLLLERGALINACDNLALTPLHYAVEEGSGPAVFLLLDNRAQVNVQNNSGETPLHWAIAEKHKDIVTALLSNKAQVDLVDNAKRTPLHWAIYNDQIEIAQLLLANGADSNAYDHQAITPLHVAAIEGNASMVEMLIDKNACVNVKDSKGRTALYLAVSTNKSALVNLLLEKGAEVNAQTAQGVTSLYKAAEKNYLKMAELLLQKGATVYTKTNRGITPLHRAVAKGNRMLVELLLSYYTASAQIPSKLCSKPLIQQAQENIYKLSQAADFKSIAHLLAQGAYPNAAIKAYVASKQKRLFKAIKNDNVVKVIKLLKKGFPLNTCDEEGNALIHKAIQSNSLETVNLLFFLGAYKSLDKVNTKGLTPIHLLLANDKLELLAPVFHSSDTIEQQNGKRKQSDSYIKHDT; encoded by the coding sequence ATGAAACTTTACAAAACAGTTTTATGTATGCTTATTGCTTCTTTAATTGTTGCACTACATGCTCAGGTAGATTTTAGTGATAAACCAGGTTTACCCGATACCAAATCAGACCAGTATGTCATAATACAAGAGCATGATAACAAAGATATCAAGCTTGGGCAGCGTACAAAAAATATAAACCGATTGCATGCTGCAGCGTTTAATGGTGACTATGCGTTATGCACTGTATTGCTTGAGGATGGTGTTGACTGCAATGCTCAAGATAGAAAAAAGAGAACGCCACTCCATTTAGCATCCTCTAAGGCACGACTTGAAGTAATGGATCTCCTACTTGAACGCGGAGCATTAATTAATGCTTGTGACAACTTAGCTTTAACACCGTTACATTATGCTGTTGAAGAAGGTTCTGGTCCAGCTGTTTTCTTATTGTTAGATAATCGAGCACAAGTAAATGTACAAAACAACTCGGGAGAAACACCACTTCACTGGGCTATAGCTGAAAAACATAAAGATATAGTAACGGCTCTTTTGAGCAACAAAGCTCAAGTAGATCTGGTAGATAACGCAAAGAGAACGCCCTTGCATTGGGCTATTTACAATGATCAAATAGAAATAGCTCAATTGCTTCTTGCAAATGGTGCGGATAGTAATGCTTATGATCACCAAGCTATAACGCCATTGCATGTTGCAGCTATTGAGGGTAACGCGAGTATGGTAGAAATGCTTATCGATAAAAATGCTTGTGTTAATGTAAAAGATAGTAAAGGCAGAACAGCATTGTATTTAGCTGTATCTACAAATAAGAGTGCACTAGTTAACCTGCTTTTAGAAAAAGGTGCAGAGGTAAATGCTCAGACTGCTCAAGGTGTAACTTCTCTTTATAAAGCAGCAGAAAAAAATTATCTAAAAATGGCTGAGCTTTTGTTGCAAAAAGGAGCTACTGTATATACTAAAACTAATAGGGGCATAACACCATTGCATAGGGCTGTAGCTAAAGGTAATAGAATGTTAGTTGAATTACTTTTAAGTTACTATACAGCTTCAGCCCAAATTCCTTCTAAATTATGTTCAAAACCACTTATACAGCAAGCACAAGAAAATATATACAAGCTTTCCCAGGCGGCAGATTTTAAGTCTATAGCCCATTTATTAGCCCAAGGGGCGTATCCTAACGCAGCTATAAAAGCGTATGTTGCTAGTAAGCAAAAAAGACTTTTTAAAGCAATTAAGAACGACAACGTTGTTAAAGTTATAAAGCTTCTCAAAAAAGGATTTCCGCTCAATACTTGTGACGAAGAGGGTAATGCTTTAATTCATAAAGCTATACAATCAAATAGCCTAGAAACGGTAAACTTGTTATTTTTTTTAGGTGCGTATAAATCTTTAGATAAAGTTAATACTAAAGGCTTAACGCCGATACACCTATTGCTTGCCAACGATAAGCTGGAGTTACTTGCGCCTGTTTTCCACAGTTCTGATACTATAGAGCAACAAAATGGCAAAAGAAAGCAATCAGATAGTTACATTAAACATGACACGTAG
- a CDS encoding ribulose-phosphate 3-epimerase produces the protein MVSLFPSLISANLLNLEKDIQELEPYCAGFHIDVMDFAFVPNLTWGPAFIKAIRKKTSKKLWIHLMVEYPEKYLSVLELYPGDIVSLHIESPTHSSIAALARTLKSRNITPSIALNPETPLEALIYLPIKLEHILLMSVNPGFSGQHFLPHTLEKLQALHLFRQAHNLDFTIALDGGINKNNIQACVTYGANQLAVASAIFDAPNHIQALKILSF, from the coding sequence ATGGTCAGTTTGTTTCCTTCGTTAATTTCAGCCAACTTGCTCAATCTTGAAAAAGATATACAAGAACTTGAGCCCTACTGCGCGGGCTTTCATATAGACGTGATGGATTTTGCGTTTGTACCAAATTTAACCTGGGGTCCAGCTTTTATAAAAGCTATAAGAAAAAAGACTTCCAAGAAACTGTGGATACACCTTATGGTTGAGTATCCTGAAAAGTATCTTTCCGTTTTAGAATTGTACCCAGGAGATATTGTGTCTTTACATATAGAAAGCCCAACACACAGCTCAATTGCAGCGCTCGCTCGCACTTTAAAATCGCGCAATATAACTCCTAGCATTGCACTTAACCCAGAAACTCCCCTAGAAGCCCTTATTTACTTGCCTATCAAACTAGAGCATATACTTCTTATGTCTGTTAATCCTGGATTTTCTGGCCAACATTTTTTACCCCATACACTAGAAAAGCTGCAAGCCTTACATCTCTTTAGACAAGCACATAATCTTGATTTTACCATAGCACTAGACGGCGGCATCAATAAAAATAATATTCAAGCATGTGTTACTTATGGTGCAAACCAACTTGCAGTAGCATCTGCTATTTTTGACGCACCAAACCATATTCAAGCATTGAAAATATTATCTTTTTAA
- a CDS encoding co-chaperone GroES: MVEKIRPLYDRVLVKRLAHEEKTAGGIIIPDVAKEKAQTGQVIAVGTGRLAGEKMLPLQVKIGDIVFFGKYSGTEAGGEYVIVKEDEILGIVEK; encoded by the coding sequence ATGGTTGAAAAAATTCGTCCTTTATATGATCGCGTGTTGGTCAAGCGTCTTGCTCATGAAGAAAAGACAGCTGGGGGAATAATTATACCTGATGTAGCAAAAGAAAAAGCTCAAACAGGACAAGTAATAGCAGTAGGTACTGGTCGTCTTGCAGGCGAAAAAATGCTTCCTCTACAAGTAAAAATAGGTGATATAGTATTCTTTGGTAAATATTCAGGCACTGAAGCTGGTGGTGAATACGTTATTGTCAAAGAAGATGAAATATTGGGCATAGTAGAAAAATAA
- the groL gene encoding chaperonin GroEL (60 kDa chaperone family; promotes refolding of misfolded polypeptides especially under stressful conditions; forms two stacked rings of heptamers to form a barrel-shaped 14mer; ends can be capped by GroES; misfolded proteins enter the barrel where they are refolded when GroES binds) produces MASKRILFGVDARQRLAQGVDILANTVKVTLGPRGRNVAFEKKFGGPAVTKDGVTVAKEIELADPVENMGAQIVREAASRTADVAGDGTTTATVLAQAIFREGNKFVTAGANPMELKRGIDKAVAAAVSYIKNLSKKVSSKEEIEQVATISGNSDTFIGEQIAQAMERVGRDGVITVEEAKGMESELSVVEGMQFDRGYLSPYFVSDAEKMEAVLNDALILLFEKKISSMKSLLPVLEQVAKSGRALMILAEDVEGEALATLVVNKLRGTLNIVAVKAPGFGDRRKAMLEDIAILTGGTLISEDIGLKLENVTLTDLGRAKKVVVTKDHTTIIEGFGSEEAIKGRVMQIKGQIENTSSDYDKEKLQERLAKLSGGVAVIKVGAATETEMKEKKDRIEDALHATRAAVEEGIVAGGGVALLRAQEAVSKLQLVGDEQLGVQIVHRALEEPMRIIASNAGYEGSVIINKIRIETGNIGFDAKAGIVVDMIKAGIVDPAKVVISALQNASSSAGLLLTTESVITEVPEATKESSHPHGHGGHGGGMGMPGMY; encoded by the coding sequence ATGGCAAGTAAAAGAATTCTTTTTGGTGTCGATGCGCGCCAAAGATTAGCACAAGGTGTTGATATCCTAGCTAATACGGTAAAAGTAACCCTCGGGCCCCGTGGTCGCAATGTAGCTTTTGAAAAAAAGTTTGGCGGCCCAGCTGTTACTAAAGATGGTGTAACAGTAGCTAAAGAAATTGAATTAGCTGATCCTGTAGAAAATATGGGCGCTCAAATAGTTCGTGAAGCTGCAAGCAGAACTGCTGATGTAGCTGGTGACGGTACTACAACAGCTACCGTACTAGCTCAAGCTATTTTTAGAGAAGGTAATAAGTTTGTAACAGCTGGCGCTAACCCTATGGAGTTAAAGCGCGGTATCGATAAAGCTGTAGCTGCAGCTGTTAGTTACATTAAAAACTTGTCTAAAAAAGTAAGCAGTAAAGAAGAGATTGAACAAGTAGCGACTATATCTGGCAACTCTGATACGTTTATTGGCGAGCAAATTGCTCAAGCTATGGAGCGTGTTGGCAGAGACGGAGTTATTACTGTTGAAGAAGCTAAGGGCATGGAAAGCGAACTTTCTGTTGTAGAAGGCATGCAATTCGATCGTGGCTATCTGTCTCCTTATTTTGTAAGCGATGCTGAAAAGATGGAAGCTGTTCTTAACGATGCTTTAATTTTATTGTTTGAAAAGAAAATTTCAAGCATGAAGTCATTGCTTCCGGTACTTGAACAAGTTGCAAAATCTGGTCGCGCACTTATGATTTTAGCTGAAGATGTTGAAGGTGAAGCTCTTGCTACATTAGTAGTAAACAAGCTTCGTGGTACTCTTAACATAGTAGCTGTTAAGGCTCCTGGTTTTGGTGACCGTCGTAAAGCTATGTTGGAAGATATTGCTATCTTAACAGGTGGTACGTTAATTTCAGAAGACATTGGTCTTAAGCTTGAAAATGTAACGTTAACTGATTTGGGCCGTGCTAAAAAAGTGGTAGTGACAAAAGATCACACTACTATTATCGAAGGTTTTGGTAGCGAAGAAGCTATTAAAGGCCGCGTAATGCAAATTAAGGGTCAAATCGAAAATACGTCTTCTGATTATGATAAAGAAAAACTTCAAGAACGTTTAGCTAAGCTTTCTGGTGGTGTAGCGGTAATCAAAGTTGGTGCAGCTACTGAAACTGAAATGAAAGAAAAGAAAGATCGGATTGAAGATGCTTTACATGCAACTCGCGCAGCAGTTGAAGAAGGTATCGTTGCTGGTGGTGGAGTAGCATTGCTACGTGCCCAAGAAGCGGTAAGCAAATTACAACTAGTAGGCGACGAGCAGCTTGGCGTACAAATAGTCCATAGAGCTTTAGAAGAGCCTATGAGAATTATAGCATCTAATGCTGGATACGAAGGTTCTGTAATTATCAACAAAATACGTATAGAAACTGGCAATATAGGCTTTGATGCAAAAGCTGGAATTGTTGTTGACATGATTAAAGCTGGTATTGTTGATCCTGCAAAAGTGGTAATATCAGCATTGCAAAATGCATCGTCAAGTGCAGGGCTTTTACTTACTACAGAATCTGTAATAACTGAAGTTCCAGAAGCTACTAAAGAATCAAGTCACCCTCATGGTCATGGTGGCCATGGCGGTGGTATGGGCATGCCTGGCATGTATTAA